A DNA window from Arachis duranensis cultivar V14167 chromosome 3, aradu.V14167.gnm2.J7QH, whole genome shotgun sequence contains the following coding sequences:
- the LOC107482189 gene encoding carboxyl-terminal-processing peptidase 1, chloroplastic isoform X1 yields the protein MSSCCVFLKLPTPSSRPSSSSSSSSSSSSLSRPQLPIPTANPRILCCSSNWVQSTLIGAISGALSFGLFFSLPFPLPSSSAATSALLEPPPRSLQTCRDDVVETRQEELLPEVVTNEGLVQEAWQIVNDSFLDAGRHRWSQDAWQLKREDLLSNSIQTRSKAHQIIKRMLASLGDPYTRFLSPEEFSKMARYDMTGIGINLREIPDENGEPRLKVLGIILDGPAYSAGVRQGDEVLAVNNMELKGKSAFEASSILQGPNGTSVTIQVRHGNCGPVELVEVQRQLVARTPVFYRLEQMDGGATPVGYIRLKEFNALARKDLVIAMKRLQGMGASYFILDLRDNLGGLVQAGIEIAKLFLSEGDTVIYTVGRDPQFQEVIVTDTSPLVQAPVIVLVNDRTASASEIVASALHDNCKAVLVGKRTFGKGLIQSVFELQDGSGVVITVGKYVTPNHMDINGNGIEPDFQKLPAWDDVNRHLSQCSIHHQG from the exons ATGAGTTCCTGTTGTGTTTTCCTGAAACTCCCAACTCCCTCTTCAagaccttcttcttcttcttcttcttcttcttcttcttcttctctatcaAGGCCTCAACTTCCGATCCCAACCGCAAATCCAAGAATCCTTTGCTGCAGCAGTAACTGGGTCCAGAGCACACTCATTGGAGCTATCTCTGGTGCCCTATCCTTTGGCTTGTTCTTCTCCTTGCCttttcctcttccttcttcttctgccGCCACTTCTGCACTTCTTGAACCTCCACCACGTTCCCTTCAAACATGCCGTGATGATGTTGTTGAGACACGACAAGAGGAGCTGCTTCCTGAGGTTGTCACCAATGAAGGGCTTGTTCAAGAAGCTTGGCAGATTGTCAATGACAGCTTTCTTGATGCTGGTCGCCACCGTTGGTCGCAGGATGCTTGGCAG CTGAAAAGGGAGGATCTGTTGAGTAATTCCATTCAGACAAGATCAAAGGCACACCAGATAATCAAGCGAATGCTTGCCAGCTTGGGTGATCCTTATACGCGGTTTCTTTCCCCTGAGGAG TTCTCCAAGATGGCGAGGTATGACATGACTGGTATTGGAATAAACCTTAGGGAAATTCCTGATGAAAATGGAGAACCCAGACTGAAAGTGCTTGGAATCATATTGGATGGCCCTGCTTATTCTGCTGGTGTAAGACAG GGGGATGAAGTATTGGCTGTCAACAACATGGAGTTAAAGGGAAAATCAGCATTTGAAGCATCGTCCATATTGCAAGGTCCTAATGGCACTTCTGTCACTATTCAG GTAAGGCATGGCAACTGTGGTCCTGTTGAATTAGTAGAAGTCCAGCGGCAACTTGTTGCTCGAACACCAGTCTTTTATCGGCTGGAACAAATGGATGGTGGTGCTACTCCTGTTGGGTACATACGCCTCAAAGAGTTCAATGCATTGGCCAGAAAAGATTTAGTTATTG CAATGAAGCGACTTCAAGGCATGGGTGCATCATATTTCATATTGGACCTTAGAGACAATCTTGGTGGGCTAGTACAG GCTGGAATTGAAATTGCAAAGCTTTTCCTCAGCGAAGGAGACACG GTCATCTACACCGTCGGGAGAGATCCACAGTTCCAAGAAGTTATTGTTACAGATACTTCTCCTTTGGTTCAAGCTCCTGTTATT GTTTTAGTAAATGACAGAACTGCTAGTGCGAGTGAAATA GTTGCTTCTGCACTTCATGATAATTGTAAAGCTGTTCTTGTTGGAAAACGCACGTTTGGCAAG GGCTTAATCCAGTCTGTATTTGAGCTTCAAGATGGATCTGGTGTGGTTATCACTGTTGGTAAATATGTAACACCGAATCACATGGACATAAATGGCAATGGCATAGAGCCTGACTTCCAGAAACTTCCAG CTTGGGATGACGTCAACCGACATCTTTCGCAATGTAGTATTCATCACCAAGGATAA
- the LOC107482164 gene encoding PLASMODESMATA CALLOSE-BINDING PROTEIN 3, translated as MGTRSLHLALFSICLIFSSGLRISYGLGTQLDDVPIVNPTTPGTENPNPSTNPTYQAPDTTGQNPPTPNTNPTTPTTNTNPTTPTTTPTSSSGGQWCVAKQGASDTTLQVALDYACGYGGADCSAIQPGASCYEPNTVRDHASYAFNQYFQKNPVSTSCDFGGTATLSNNDPSTGNCHWASPTSTSTSTPPPPTDVIPPPATYESPPSPATTMTPTPPDMTMPGGSSVYGSEPTESPNAATTAFSSLLLLVACSLLVPLQLANFI; from the exons ATGGGAACTAGAAGTTTGCACCTGGCATTATTCTCCATCTGCCTTATATTCAGCTCAG GTTTAAGAATATCCTATGGTTTAGGTACACAACTGGATGATGTTCCTATAGTCAATCCTACAACTCCAGGGACAGAAAATCCAAATCCTTCGACAAACCCAACATATCAAGCACCAGACACCACAGGGCAAAACCCCCCAACCCCAAACACAAATCCTACAACCCCAACCACAAACACAAATCCTACAACCCCAACTACCACTCCTACGTCATCATCAGGTGGGCAATGGTGTGTTGCTAAACAAGGGGCCTCAGACACTACTCTACAGGTTGCCCTTGACTACGCTTGTGGTTATGGAGGTGCAGACTGCTCAGCAATTCAACcaggagcttcctgttatgaACCAAACACTGTCCGTGACCATGCTTCTTATGCTTTCAATCAATATTTCCAGAAGAATCCTGTATCTACCAGCTGTGACTTTGGAGGAACAGCAACATTATCAAACAATGATCCAA GTACTGGGAACTGCCACTGGGCATCACCCACTTCAACAAG CACAAGCACGCCACCACCACCAACGGATGTCATCCCGCCACCAGCAACATATGAAAGTCCACCAAGTCCAGCAACTACTATGACCCCAACTCCACCAGATATGACAATGCCAGGTGGATCATCAGTCTATGGTTCAGAACCAACAGAAAGCCCCAATGCAGCCACAACTGCCTTTTCTTCCTTGCTGCTGTTGGTCGCATGCAGTCTCCTTGTACCACTTCAATTAGCAAATTTTATTTAG
- the LOC107482189 gene encoding carboxyl-terminal-processing peptidase 1, chloroplastic isoform X2: MSSCCVFLKLPTPSSRPSSSSSSSSSSSSLSRPQLPIPTANPRILCCSSNWVQSTLIGAISGALSFGLFFSLPFPLPSSSAATSALLEPPPRSLQTCRDDVVETRQEELLPEVVTNEGLVQEAWQIVNDSFLDAGRHRWSQDAWQLKREDLLSNSIQTRSKAHQIIKRMLASLGDPYTRFLSPEEFSKMARYDMTGIGINLREIPDENGEPRLKVLGIILDGPAYSAGVRQGDEVLAVNNMELKGKSAFEASSILQGPNGTSVTIQVRHGNCGPVELVEVQRQLVARTPVFYRLEQMDGGATPVGYIRLKEFNALARKDLVIAMKRLQGMGASYFILDLRDNLGGLVQAGIEIAKLFLSEGDTVIYTVGRDPQFQEVIVTDTSPLVQAPVIVLVNDRTASASEIVASALHDNCKAVLVGKRTFGKVYEFAHNP; encoded by the exons ATGAGTTCCTGTTGTGTTTTCCTGAAACTCCCAACTCCCTCTTCAagaccttcttcttcttcttcttcttcttcttcttcttcttctctatcaAGGCCTCAACTTCCGATCCCAACCGCAAATCCAAGAATCCTTTGCTGCAGCAGTAACTGGGTCCAGAGCACACTCATTGGAGCTATCTCTGGTGCCCTATCCTTTGGCTTGTTCTTCTCCTTGCCttttcctcttccttcttcttctgccGCCACTTCTGCACTTCTTGAACCTCCACCACGTTCCCTTCAAACATGCCGTGATGATGTTGTTGAGACACGACAAGAGGAGCTGCTTCCTGAGGTTGTCACCAATGAAGGGCTTGTTCAAGAAGCTTGGCAGATTGTCAATGACAGCTTTCTTGATGCTGGTCGCCACCGTTGGTCGCAGGATGCTTGGCAG CTGAAAAGGGAGGATCTGTTGAGTAATTCCATTCAGACAAGATCAAAGGCACACCAGATAATCAAGCGAATGCTTGCCAGCTTGGGTGATCCTTATACGCGGTTTCTTTCCCCTGAGGAG TTCTCCAAGATGGCGAGGTATGACATGACTGGTATTGGAATAAACCTTAGGGAAATTCCTGATGAAAATGGAGAACCCAGACTGAAAGTGCTTGGAATCATATTGGATGGCCCTGCTTATTCTGCTGGTGTAAGACAG GGGGATGAAGTATTGGCTGTCAACAACATGGAGTTAAAGGGAAAATCAGCATTTGAAGCATCGTCCATATTGCAAGGTCCTAATGGCACTTCTGTCACTATTCAG GTAAGGCATGGCAACTGTGGTCCTGTTGAATTAGTAGAAGTCCAGCGGCAACTTGTTGCTCGAACACCAGTCTTTTATCGGCTGGAACAAATGGATGGTGGTGCTACTCCTGTTGGGTACATACGCCTCAAAGAGTTCAATGCATTGGCCAGAAAAGATTTAGTTATTG CAATGAAGCGACTTCAAGGCATGGGTGCATCATATTTCATATTGGACCTTAGAGACAATCTTGGTGGGCTAGTACAG GCTGGAATTGAAATTGCAAAGCTTTTCCTCAGCGAAGGAGACACG GTCATCTACACCGTCGGGAGAGATCCACAGTTCCAAGAAGTTATTGTTACAGATACTTCTCCTTTGGTTCAAGCTCCTGTTATT GTTTTAGTAAATGACAGAACTGCTAGTGCGAGTGAAATA GTTGCTTCTGCACTTCATGATAATTGTAAAGCTGTTCTTGTTGGAAAACGCACGTTTGGCAAGGTTTATGAATTTGCTCACAACCCCTGA